A genome region from Streptomyces antimycoticus includes the following:
- a CDS encoding MFS transporter yields the protein MSTGPGADSAPAPKHPTNRAPDPASPVTTGRARGGTFRSLKIRNYRLFATGAMISNIGTWMSRIAQDWLVLSITGSSTAVGITTALQFLPMLLFGLYGGVIADRCPRRRLLLFTQTALGLCGLALAALTLSGHVQVWHVYLIAFLLGMVTVVDNPTRQVFVNEMVGPKDLRNAVSLNSANFQSARLVGPAVAGVLITAVGSGWAFLINGLSFAAPIIGLLLMRTSELYKVERAPRGKGQLREGLRYVAGNPDLIWPIVLVGFIGTFGFNFPIWLSAFADDVFHAGPGTYGLLNTLIAIGSVTGALLAARRVVARRRLLVGAALMFGVLEMVAAATPYFWLFAALMVPIGIFSLTFNVTANSSVQLATDPAMRGRVMSLFMMVFVGGTPIGGPLVGWLTDTCGARIGFAAGGLISAAAAGTVGLLLVRAGGLRVKLDLRRGHPRVVFVPRTPEDKQLAATA from the coding sequence TTGAGTACGGGACCCGGAGCAGACTCCGCACCCGCACCGAAGCACCCCACAAACCGCGCGCCCGACCCCGCATCCCCCGTCACCACGGGACGCGCCCGGGGCGGGACCTTTCGTTCGCTGAAGATCCGTAACTACCGGCTGTTCGCCACCGGTGCCATGATCTCCAACATCGGCACCTGGATGTCGCGGATCGCCCAGGACTGGCTGGTCCTCAGCATCACCGGCTCCTCCACCGCCGTCGGCATCACCACCGCGCTGCAGTTCCTGCCCATGCTGCTCTTCGGGCTGTACGGCGGGGTCATCGCGGACCGATGTCCCAGACGGCGGCTGCTGCTGTTCACCCAGACCGCGCTGGGGCTGTGCGGGCTCGCCCTCGCCGCCCTCACGCTCAGTGGCCATGTGCAGGTCTGGCATGTCTACCTGATCGCGTTCCTGCTCGGCATGGTCACCGTCGTCGACAACCCGACCCGCCAGGTCTTCGTCAACGAGATGGTCGGCCCCAAGGACCTGCGGAACGCGGTGAGCCTCAACTCCGCGAACTTCCAGTCCGCCCGGCTGGTCGGCCCGGCGGTCGCCGGTGTGCTGATCACCGCCGTGGGCAGCGGCTGGGCCTTCCTGATCAACGGACTCTCCTTCGCCGCCCCGATCATCGGGCTGCTGCTGATGCGCACCAGTGAGCTGTACAAGGTCGAGCGGGCGCCGCGCGGCAAGGGGCAGCTCCGGGAGGGGCTGCGCTATGTCGCCGGGAACCCCGATCTGATCTGGCCGATCGTGCTCGTCGGCTTCATCGGCACCTTCGGCTTCAACTTCCCGATCTGGCTCAGCGCCTTCGCCGACGATGTCTTCCACGCCGGACCCGGTACGTACGGCCTGCTCAACACGTTGATCGCGATCGGCTCGGTGACCGGTGCGCTGCTGGCCGCCCGGCGTGTGGTGGCCCGGCGGCGGCTGCTGGTCGGGGCCGCGCTGATGTTCGGCGTGCTGGAGATGGTCGCGGCGGCGACCCCGTACTTCTGGCTCTTCGCGGCGCTCATGGTGCCGATCGGGATCTTCAGCCTGACGTTCAACGTGACCGCGAACTCCAGCGTCCAGCTCGCGACCGATCCCGCGATGCGGGGCCGGGTGATGAGCCTGTTCATGATGGTCTTCGTGGGCGGTACGCCGATCGGCGGCCCGCTGGTGGGCTGGCTGACCGACACCTGCGGCGCGCGTATCGGCTTCGCCGCGGGCGGTCTGATCTCGGCCGCCGCCGCGGGCACGGTGGGGCTGCTCCTGGTCCGGGCCGGCGGTCTACGGGTGAAGCTGGACCTCCGGCGCGGCCACCCGCGTGTGGTCTTTGTCC
- a CDS encoding MarR family winged helix-turn-helix transcriptional regulator — protein MPDLSRSQHDTEAPSDDAAAVSALRSGVMRLSRRLKHQRVDESLSPTEMAVLGTLAQCGSATPGELARKEHVQPPSMTRIVALLEAKGLVRLEPHPEDRRQKVVSPTERAEAMLEESRRKRNAWLAELVGELTEDEWDVLRAAAPVLEKLAHL, from the coding sequence ATGCCGGATCTGTCCCGCTCCCAGCACGACACGGAGGCGCCCTCCGATGACGCGGCCGCCGTGAGCGCCCTGCGGTCGGGAGTGATGCGCCTCTCGCGGCGGCTCAAGCACCAGCGGGTGGACGAGTCGCTCAGCCCGACCGAGATGGCGGTCCTGGGCACGTTGGCCCAGTGCGGCTCCGCCACCCCCGGTGAGCTGGCCCGCAAGGAGCACGTCCAGCCGCCGTCGATGACCCGCATCGTGGCGCTGCTGGAAGCCAAGGGACTGGTCAGGCTCGAGCCGCATCCCGAGGACCGGCGGCAGAAGGTCGTCTCGCCGACCGAGCGGGCTGAGGCCATGCTCGAGGAGAGCCGACGCAAGCGCAACGCCTGGCTGGCCGAGCTGGTCGGGGAGCTGACCGAGGACGAGTGGGACGTGCTGCGCGCCGCCGCGCCCGTGCTGGAGAAGCTCGCGCATTTGTAA
- a CDS encoding NCS2 family permease, whose translation MSPSAPAPVDASEQAPIPPMNGIDKFFKIRERGSSVSREIRGGLATFFAMAYIVVLNPIILGAGTDKFGHQLDNGQLVTATALIAGLTTLLMGIIGNVPIALAAGLGINAVVSLQLAPKMSWPDAMGMVVLAGLVLMILVASGLRQRVMDAIPAGLRRAIAIGIGLFIALIGLVDSGFVTRNPDSAHTTVPLGLGVAGRLQGWPVLVFVAGLALTFILIVRKTRGAILIGIVTMTVVAIVINSLAHVPDAEWGLTIPKVPEKVVDTPDFGLVGHVSLFGGFHEVGLLTGCLFVFTVLLSGFFDAMGTIIGVGEEAGLTDERGQLPGMGRILMVDGVAVAGGGLGSASANTCFVESTAGVGEGARTGLANVVTGGLFLLALVFTPLARVVPSQAATPALVVVGFLIMAANVKEIDWSDFTIAVPAFLTMISMPFTYSITNGIGLGVLSFLLLRIATRRTREIPWLLGAVGLCFLVYFLLNPIEQALGVS comes from the coding sequence ATGTCCCCCTCGGCCCCCGCGCCGGTCGACGCCAGCGAACAGGCTCCGATTCCCCCTATGAACGGCATCGACAAGTTCTTCAAGATCCGTGAGCGCGGCTCCTCGGTCTCCCGGGAGATCCGTGGCGGCCTGGCCACGTTCTTTGCGATGGCCTACATCGTCGTACTGAACCCGATCATCCTCGGGGCCGGTACGGACAAGTTCGGTCATCAGCTCGACAACGGCCAGCTCGTCACCGCCACCGCCCTGATCGCGGGCCTGACCACGCTGCTCATGGGGATCATCGGCAACGTCCCCATCGCGCTCGCCGCGGGCCTGGGCATCAACGCCGTGGTCTCGCTGCAGCTCGCACCCAAGATGAGCTGGCCGGACGCGATGGGCATGGTGGTGCTCGCGGGTCTGGTGCTGATGATCCTCGTCGCCTCGGGGCTGCGGCAGCGGGTGATGGACGCGATCCCGGCCGGGCTGCGGCGGGCGATCGCGATCGGCATCGGGCTGTTCATCGCCCTGATCGGCCTGGTCGACTCCGGCTTCGTCACCCGTAACCCCGACTCCGCGCACACCACCGTCCCCCTGGGGCTGGGAGTGGCCGGGCGGCTGCAGGGCTGGCCGGTGCTGGTGTTCGTGGCCGGTCTCGCGCTCACGTTCATCCTGATCGTCCGCAAGACGCGCGGCGCGATCCTGATCGGCATCGTGACCATGACCGTGGTCGCGATCGTGATCAACTCCCTGGCCCACGTCCCGGACGCCGAGTGGGGGCTGACCATCCCCAAGGTGCCGGAGAAGGTGGTCGACACCCCGGACTTCGGCCTGGTCGGCCATGTCAGCCTCTTCGGCGGCTTCCATGAGGTCGGCCTGCTCACCGGCTGTCTCTTCGTCTTCACCGTGCTGCTCTCCGGCTTCTTCGACGCGATGGGCACGATCATCGGCGTCGGCGAGGAGGCCGGGCTGACCGATGAGCGCGGGCAGCTGCCGGGCATGGGCCGGATCCTGATGGTGGACGGCGTCGCGGTCGCGGGCGGCGGCCTCGGCTCGGCCTCGGCCAACACCTGCTTCGTCGAGTCCACGGCGGGTGTCGGGGAAGGGGCGCGCACCGGCCTCGCGAACGTGGTGACCGGCGGTCTCTTCCTGCTCGCGCTGGTCTTCACCCCGCTGGCCAGGGTGGTGCCCTCGCAGGCCGCGACCCCCGCGCTGGTGGTCGTCGGCTTCCTGATCATGGCGGCGAACGTCAAGGAGATCGACTGGAGCGATTTCACGATCGCGGTCCCGGCCTTCCTGACCATGATCTCGATGCCGTTCACCTACAGCATCACCAACGGGATCGGGCTGGGCGTGCTCTCGTTCCTGCTGCTGCGCATCGCCACCCGGCGGACCCGGGAGATCCCGTGGCTGCTGGGCGCGGTGGGGCTGTGCTTCCTGGTGTACTTCCTGCTCAACCCGATCGAGCAGGCGCTCGGCGTCTCCTGA
- a CDS encoding DUF2530 domain-containing protein: MTKWTPKHEAPEPLEGNVVATITGGTIVWFVLFLVQLPFYRWFDEHGHLWWLWTCLAGGALGLLGVWYVRARDTAINGSRNGDAQNG, translated from the coding sequence ATGACGAAGTGGACCCCCAAGCACGAGGCGCCGGAGCCGCTCGAGGGCAATGTCGTGGCCACGATCACCGGCGGCACGATCGTGTGGTTCGTCCTCTTCCTCGTCCAGCTGCCCTTCTACCGCTGGTTCGACGAGCACGGACATCTGTGGTGGCTGTGGACCTGCCTGGCCGGCGGCGCCCTCGGATTGCTCGGCGTCTGGTACGTACGGGCCCGGGACACGGCGATCAACGGCTCGCGGAACGGCGACGCGCAGAACGGCTGA
- a CDS encoding SAM-dependent methyltransferase, translating to MTGNRFRADEIDTSKPHSARMYDYFLGGKTHYAVDTHAAEQVEAVWPDVKPWTRANRSFMHRATRWLAREAGIRQFLDIGTGIPTEPNLHQVAQEIAPDSRIVYADNDPIVLAYAQALLLSTPEGRTAYIHADVTEPAAILAAEDLADTLDLSQPIALSLNAIMHFIANEQKPYEIVRQLVEPLASGSYLVLSHGGLDPRGGVSDAVTNLYRSSGIHVQGRTQEEVLQFFDGLELVDPGVVMPHRWKPENEQAKAEAEAKDLWIYAGVARKP from the coding sequence ATGACCGGTAACCGCTTTCGTGCCGATGAGATCGACACCAGCAAGCCGCACTCGGCCCGCATGTATGACTACTTCCTGGGCGGTAAGACCCACTACGCGGTCGACACCCACGCCGCCGAACAGGTCGAGGCCGTCTGGCCCGACGTCAAGCCGTGGACCCGTGCCAACCGGTCATTCATGCACCGCGCGACCCGCTGGCTCGCGCGCGAGGCGGGCATCCGGCAGTTCCTGGACATCGGCACCGGCATCCCGACCGAGCCCAACCTCCACCAGGTCGCCCAGGAGATAGCCCCGGACTCCCGGATCGTCTACGCGGACAACGACCCCATCGTGCTGGCCTACGCCCAGGCCCTGTTGCTCTCCACGCCCGAGGGCCGCACCGCCTACATCCACGCGGACGTCACCGAACCGGCGGCCATCCTGGCCGCCGAGGACCTGGCCGACACCCTCGATCTGTCCCAGCCGATCGCCCTGTCGCTCAACGCGATCATGCACTTCATCGCGAACGAGCAGAAGCCGTACGAGATCGTGCGACAGCTGGTCGAGCCCCTGGCGTCGGGCAGCTACCTCGTGCTCTCGCACGGTGGGCTCGACCCCCGCGGCGGGGTCTCGGACGCGGTGACCAACCTCTACCGCAGCAGCGGCATCCATGTGCAGGGCCGCACCCAGGAGGAGGTCCTTCAGTTCTTCGACGGGCTGGAACTGGTCGACCCGGGCGTGGTGATGCCCCACCGCTGGAAGCCCGAGAACGAACAGGCCAAGGCGGAGGCGGAGGCCAAGGACCTGTGGATCTACGCGGGAGTGGCGCGCAAGCCCTGA
- a CDS encoding DUF3027 domain-containing protein produces MRSRTPDRLCAEAVELAREAAMEAAFPGKVGEYLGAVAEGDRVVTHLFESPDPGYRGWRWAVTVTRASRAKAVTLDETVLLPGPDALLAPEWVPWSERLRPGDMGPGDLLPTEAEDLRLEPGYTGEDVPPPNSVVSEEMQQLAAVEEADVTAGAPVAQTAVPKTGSIAAIAEELGMRRARVLSRYGLHVAADRWDEAYGSQTPMAQAAPGTCATCGFLMPLGGSLGQAFGVCANEFSPADGRVVSLSYGCGAHSEAAVMPKPPRPSAPVVDETVVEPLPLHPDRASGSVEADTPPEELGHS; encoded by the coding sequence ATGCGAAGCCGTACCCCCGACCGCCTGTGCGCCGAGGCGGTCGAACTCGCCCGCGAGGCGGCCATGGAAGCCGCCTTTCCGGGGAAGGTCGGCGAGTATTTGGGCGCTGTCGCCGAGGGCGACCGCGTGGTCACGCATCTCTTCGAGAGCCCCGACCCGGGCTATCGCGGCTGGCGCTGGGCGGTCACCGTGACCCGCGCCTCCCGCGCGAAGGCCGTCACCCTGGACGAGACGGTACTGCTCCCCGGCCCCGACGCGCTGCTCGCGCCGGAGTGGGTGCCCTGGAGCGAGCGGCTGCGCCCCGGCGACATGGGGCCGGGCGATCTGCTCCCCACCGAGGCCGAGGACCTGCGCCTGGAGCCGGGCTACACGGGCGAGGACGTCCCGCCGCCCAACTCCGTGGTCTCGGAGGAGATGCAGCAGCTCGCGGCGGTGGAGGAGGCCGATGTGACGGCCGGCGCCCCCGTCGCCCAGACCGCCGTGCCCAAGACCGGCTCGATCGCGGCCATCGCCGAGGAGCTCGGCATGCGGCGCGCCCGGGTGCTGTCGCGCTACGGCCTCCACGTCGCGGCCGACCGCTGGGACGAGGCGTACGGCTCCCAGACCCCCATGGCCCAGGCGGCCCCCGGCACGTGCGCGACCTGCGGCTTCCTGATGCCCCTCGGCGGCTCGCTGGGACAGGCGTTCGGGGTGTGCGCGAATGAGTTCAGCCCGGCGGACGGCCGCGTCGTCTCCCTCTCCTACGGCTGTGGCGCCCACTCCGAGGCGGCCGTGATGCCCAAGCCCCCGCGCCCGTCCGCGCCCGTGGTCGACGAGACCGTCGTCGAACCGCTCCCGCTCCACCCGGACCGCGCGAGCGGCTCCGTCGAGGCGGACACCCCGCCGGAGGAACTGGGCCACAGCTGA